One part of the Coffea eugenioides isolate CCC68of chromosome 10, Ceug_1.0, whole genome shotgun sequence genome encodes these proteins:
- the LOC113749886 gene encoding LOW QUALITY PROTEIN: ornithine carbamoyltransferase, chloroplastic-like (The sequence of the model RefSeq protein was modified relative to this genomic sequence to represent the inferred CDS: substituted 1 base at 1 genomic stop codon) — translation MAANAVFSQLPSIGSTTDIAISSPSSSVNGKGLKDFLHINDFDKATILNILERAKEIKALIKSGERTYLPFKGKTMAMIFAKPSMRTRVSFETGFNLLGGHTIYLGPDDIQMGKREETRDVARVLSRYNDIIMARLFAHQDILELAKYATVPVINGLTDYNHPCQIMADALTIIEHVGQLERTKVVYVGDGNNVVHSWLLLASIVPFHFVCACPKGFEPDXETVKKAQQTGVSKIEISHDPREAVIGADVVYSDVWASMGQKEEAAYRCQLFQGFQVDGELMKVAGPKAYFMHCLPAERGVEVTDGVMEAPNSIVFPQAENRMHAQNAITLHLLGV, via the exons ATGGCGGCCAATGCTGTTTTCTCTCAATTGCCCTCTATTGGATCAACAACGGACATTGCTATTTCTTCGCCTTCGTCTTCAGTGAATGGGAAAG GTCTGAAGGATTTTCTACACATTAATGATTTTGATAAAGCCACGATTTTGAATATTTTGGAACGGGCAAAAGAGATCAAGGCACTGATAAAATCAGGGGAGAGGACATATCTTCCATTTAAGGGTAAAACAATGGCTATGATTTTTGCCAAGCCATCCATGAGGACAAGAGTTTCATTTGAGACAGGGTTTAACTTGCTTGGTGGTCATACTATATACTTGGGACCAGATGATATCCAGATGGGTAAGCGGGAGGAAACCCGTGATGTTGCTCGTGTTCTGTCTCGCTATAATGATATCATTATGGCTCGTTTGTTTGCTCATCAG GACATTCTTGAACTGGCTAAGTATGCAACTGTTCCTGTTATCAATGGCCTGACAGATTATAACCATCCTTGTCAAATTATGGCTGATGCACTGACCATCATTGAGCACGTTGGTCAGCTGGAAAGGACTAAG GTTGTTTATGTTGGAGATGGAAACAACGTTGTGCATTCTTGGCTGCTGTTGGCATCAATTGTTCCTTTTCATTTTGTCTGTGCCTGCCCTAAAGGTTTTGAACCGGATTAGGAGACAGTTAAGAAAGCACAACAGACTGGAGTCAGCAAGATTGAGATAAGTCACGATCCCAGAGAAGCTGTTATAGGAGCTGATGTTGTGTATTCAGACGTTTGGGCTAGTATGGGTCAAAAAGAAGAAGCTGCATATCGCTGTCAACTATTTCAAGGATTCCAG GTGGATGGGGAACTGATGAAAGTAGCTGGGCCTAAAGCTTATTTTATGCATTGTTTACCGGCAGAAAGAGGTGTAGAGGTCACGGATGGTGTTATGGAAGCTCCAAACTCCATTGTCTTCCCCCAAGCTGAGAACCGGATGCATGCGCAAAATGCCATCACGCTTCATCTGCTTGGAGTATGA
- the LOC113750109 gene encoding mannan endo-1,4-beta-mannosidase 7-like: MKKHFGPFFLIFLFLIHNRRTSSEVSAQDEFIRTEGVQFLEDGSPFYANGFNAYWLMIFGSDPSKQNKVSTAFEEAVSHGLTVARTWAFNDGGDFPLQFSPGNYNEKMFQGLDLVISEARKYGIRLILSLVNNYDNFGGKKQYVDWARSKGENLNSDDDFFTNAVVKGYYKDHIKAVLTRQNSITGVFYTDDPTIMAWELMNEPRCTTDASGKTIQAWISEMGWFLKSIDRNHLLGAGLEGFYGSSNAQKQHLNPNFQAGTDFIANNQIKDIDFATVHSYPDAWLAGQSEEAQLSFLINWLQSHIQDAEKILRKPLLFTEFGKSSKDPGFNMNQRDLLFNTVYSTIYSSASGGGAAAGGLFWQFLTEGMDPLRDGYEVILSESSSTASIIVQQSRRLNKIRRMYSRNSNALPRKEARNFDGDNLGP; this comes from the exons ATGAAGAAGCACTTCGGTcccttttttcttatttttctgtTCTTGATCCACAACCGACGAACCTCTTCAGAAGTTTCAGCACAAGATGAATTTATCAGAACTGAAGGCGTACAATTTCTAGAAGATGGCAGTCCATTCTATGCAAATGGTTTCAATGCCTACTGGTTGATGATCTTTGGCTCTGACCCATCTAAGCAAAACAAAGTATCTACTGCATTTGAAGAAGCTGTTAGCCATGGCCTTACTGTTGCAAGAACTTGGGCTTTTAATGATGGAGGTGATTTCCCTTTGCAGTTTTCTCCTGGCAATTACAATGAAAAGATGTTTCAG GGATTGGACCTTGTCATCTCTGAAGCAAGAAAGTACGGAATAAGGCTGATATTAAGCTTGGTAAACAATTATGACAATTTTGGAGGAAAGAAGCAGTATGTAGACTGGGCTAGAAGTAAAGGCGAGAATCTGAATTCTGATGATGATTTCTTCACAAATGCTGTTGTCAAAGGCTACTATAAAGATCACATCAAG GCTGTTCTAACCAGACAAAATAGCATCACGGGAGTATTTTACACGGATGATCCCACAATAATGGCTTGGGAGCTTATGAACGAACCAAGGTGCACCACAGATGCATCAGGCAAAACTATACAG GCTTGGATCTCAGAAATGGGTTGGTTCCTGAAGTCCATAGACAGAAATCACTTGTTAGGAGCTGGGCTTGAAGGGTTCTACGGATCATCGAATGCTCAAAAGCAGCACTTAAATCCAAATTTTCAAGCAGGAACAGATTTCatagcaaataatcaaattaAGGATATTGATTTTGCCACGGTTCACTCGTATCCGGATGCATG GTTAGCTGGCCAAAGTGAAGAAGCTCAACTTTCATTCTTGATCAACTGGCTCCAAAGCCACATTCAGGATGCAGAGAAGATTCTTCGAAAACCCCTTCTATTTACAGAATTCGGGAAATCATCAAAAGATCCCGGCTTCAACATGAATCAGAGAGACCTGTTGTTCAATACTGTCTATTCAACCATTTACTCCTCGGCCAGTGGCGGAGGGGCGGCTGCAGGTGGCTTATTCTGGCAATTTTTAACTGAAGGAATGGACCCTCTTCGCGATGGCTACGAGGTCATCTTGAGTGAAAGTTCTTCAACAGCAAGCATCATCGTCCAGCAATCACGAAGGCTTAATAAAATCCGAAGAATGTATTCTAGAAACAGTAATGCATTACCAAGGAAGGAAGCTAGAAACTTTGATGGTGACAATCTTGGACCTTGA
- the LOC113750108 gene encoding glucose-1-phosphate adenylyltransferase large subunit 1-like isoform X2 has translation MDSCCATMKANAHPSQFRRAFGYGDSGFLGKKIKGSLKSKASGTNFCRSLKSSSVNRAKKIKPGVAFSIFTQDIDQEIMQFEAPVFDESSTVDPKTVAAIVLGGGAGTRLFPLTSKRAKPAVPIGGCYRLIDVPMSNCINSGIRKIFILTQFNSFSLNRHLARTYNFGNGVNFGDGFVEVLAATQTSGEAGKKWFQGTADAVRQFTWVFEDAKNKNVEHIVILSGDHLYRMNYMDFVQKHVDTNADITVSCVPMDDSRASDYGLMKIDGTGRIIQFAEKPKGADLKAMQVDTSLLGLSAKEAMKYPYIASMGVYVFRTDVLLSLLRWKYPSCNDFGSEIIPSAVKDHNVQAYLFSDYWEDIGTIRSFFDSNLALTEQPPKFDFNDPKTPFYTSPRFLPPTKVEKCRIVDAIISHGCFLRECSVEHSIVGVRSRLDYGVELMDTMMMGADYYQTESEIASLLAEGKVPIGVGQNTKIRNCIIDKNTKIGRDVVITNADGVEEADRPEEGFYIRSGIIVILKNATIKDGTVI, from the exons ATGGATTCCTGCTGTGCCACCATGAAAGCAAATGCCCATCCTTCGCAATTTAGAAGGGCTTTTGGCTATGGAGACAGTGGATTTCTGGGAAAGAAGATCAAGGGAAGTCTGAAAAGCAAGGCTTCAGGGACCAACTTTTGCAGGAGTTTGAAAAGTAGTAGTGTAAACAGGGCTAAAAAGATCAAGCCTGGGGTGGCTTTCTCCATCTTTACACAAGACATAGACCAAGAGATTATG CAATTTGAAGCACCTGTATTTGATGAGAGTTCAACAGTAGATCCTAAAACTGTAGCTGCAATCGTTTTGGGTGGAGGTGCCGGAACTCGCCTGTTTCCCCTTACCAGCAAAAGGGCTAAACCGGCT GTGCCAATTGGAGGTTGTTATAGGCTAATTGATGTGCCCATGAGCAACTGCATCAACAGTGGAATACGGAAAATTTTTATCTTGACCCAGTTTAACTCATTTTCCCTTAATCGGCACCTTGCTAGAACGTACAATTTCGGAAATGGTGTGAATTTTGGAGATGGGTTTGTGGAG GTTCTTGCTGCCACTCAGACATCAGGCGAAGCTGGAAAGAAGTGGTTTCAAGGAACTGCAGATGCTGTTCGGCAATTTACATGGGTATTTGAG GACGCCAAGAACAAAAATGTTGAACACATAGTAATATTGTCCGGAGACCATCTATACAGAATGAATTACATGGACTTTGTTCAG AAGCATGTTGACACTAATGCAGATATTACTGTTTCATGTGTACCCATGGATGATAG TCGAGCCTCAGATTACGGGTTAATGAAGATTGATGGGACAGGGCGTATTATCCAATTTGCTGAGAAACCAAAAGGCGCTGATTTGAAAGCAATG CAAGTTGACACCTCGCTTCTTGGACTTTCTGCAAAAGAGGCTATGAAGTATCCATACATTGCATCAATGGGTGTTTATGTATTCAGAACAGATGTTCTGCTGAGCCTTCTGAGGTGGAAATATCCTTCCTGTAATGACTTTGGCTCTGAGATCATTCCCTCAGCTGTGAAGGATCATAATGTTCAG GCGTATCTTTTTAGTGATTACTGGGAGGACATTGGGACTATAAGGTCGTTCTTTGACTCCAATTTGGCACTTACAGAGCAg CCTCCGAAATTTGACTTTAACGACCCAAAGACTCCTTTTTATACATCTCCTAGATTCTTGCCACCTACTAAAGTTGAAAAATGCAGG ATTGTGGATGCAATCATTTCACACGGTTGCTTTCTTCGGGAGTGCAGTGTCGAGCATTCTATAGTTGGCGTGAGATCACGCTTAGACTATGGTGTTGAATTGATG GATACTATGATGATGGGTGCGGACTACTATCAAACTGAATCTGAAATTGCATCTTTATTAGCAGAGGGGAAGGTGCCCATTGGTGTTGGACAGAACACCAAAATTAG AAATTGTATAATAGACAAGAATACCAAGATAGGAAGAGACGTGGTCATTACAAATGCGGAT GGTGTTGAAGAAGCCGACAGACCAGAAGAAGGTTTTTACATTAGATCTGGAATCATTGTCATTCTGAAGAATGCAACAATTAAAGATGGAACCGTCATATAA
- the LOC113750108 gene encoding glucose-1-phosphate adenylyltransferase large subunit 1-like isoform X1 — MDSCCATMKANAHPSQFRRAFGYGDSGFLGKKIKGSLKSKASGTNFCRSLKSSSVNRAKKIKPGVAFSIFTQDIDQEIMQFEAPVFDESSTVDPKTVAAIVLGGGAGTRLFPLTSKRAKPAVPIGGCYRLIDVPMSNCINSGIRKIFILTQFNSFSLNRHLARTYNFGNGVNFGDGFVEVLAATQTSGEAGKKWFQGTADAVRQFTWVFEDAKNKNVEHIVILSGDHLYRMNYMDFVQKHVDTNADITVSCVPMDDSRASDYGLMKIDGTGRIIQFAEKPKGADLKAMQVDTSLLGLSAKEAMKYPYIASMGVYVFRTDVLLSLLRWKYPSCNDFGSEIIPSAVKDHNVQAYLFSDYWEDIGTIRSFFDSNLALTEQPPKFDFNDPKTPFYTSPRFLPPTKVEKCRIVDAIISHGCFLRECSVEHSIVGVRSRLDYGVELMDTMMMGADYYQTESEIASLLAEGKVPIGVGQNTKIRNCIIDKNTKIGRDVVITNADVSLSCFLFSVLCWESLYRSIMLQRIYKFYRMLQGVEEADRPEEGFYIRSGIIVILKNATIKDGTVI; from the exons ATGGATTCCTGCTGTGCCACCATGAAAGCAAATGCCCATCCTTCGCAATTTAGAAGGGCTTTTGGCTATGGAGACAGTGGATTTCTGGGAAAGAAGATCAAGGGAAGTCTGAAAAGCAAGGCTTCAGGGACCAACTTTTGCAGGAGTTTGAAAAGTAGTAGTGTAAACAGGGCTAAAAAGATCAAGCCTGGGGTGGCTTTCTCCATCTTTACACAAGACATAGACCAAGAGATTATG CAATTTGAAGCACCTGTATTTGATGAGAGTTCAACAGTAGATCCTAAAACTGTAGCTGCAATCGTTTTGGGTGGAGGTGCCGGAACTCGCCTGTTTCCCCTTACCAGCAAAAGGGCTAAACCGGCT GTGCCAATTGGAGGTTGTTATAGGCTAATTGATGTGCCCATGAGCAACTGCATCAACAGTGGAATACGGAAAATTTTTATCTTGACCCAGTTTAACTCATTTTCCCTTAATCGGCACCTTGCTAGAACGTACAATTTCGGAAATGGTGTGAATTTTGGAGATGGGTTTGTGGAG GTTCTTGCTGCCACTCAGACATCAGGCGAAGCTGGAAAGAAGTGGTTTCAAGGAACTGCAGATGCTGTTCGGCAATTTACATGGGTATTTGAG GACGCCAAGAACAAAAATGTTGAACACATAGTAATATTGTCCGGAGACCATCTATACAGAATGAATTACATGGACTTTGTTCAG AAGCATGTTGACACTAATGCAGATATTACTGTTTCATGTGTACCCATGGATGATAG TCGAGCCTCAGATTACGGGTTAATGAAGATTGATGGGACAGGGCGTATTATCCAATTTGCTGAGAAACCAAAAGGCGCTGATTTGAAAGCAATG CAAGTTGACACCTCGCTTCTTGGACTTTCTGCAAAAGAGGCTATGAAGTATCCATACATTGCATCAATGGGTGTTTATGTATTCAGAACAGATGTTCTGCTGAGCCTTCTGAGGTGGAAATATCCTTCCTGTAATGACTTTGGCTCTGAGATCATTCCCTCAGCTGTGAAGGATCATAATGTTCAG GCGTATCTTTTTAGTGATTACTGGGAGGACATTGGGACTATAAGGTCGTTCTTTGACTCCAATTTGGCACTTACAGAGCAg CCTCCGAAATTTGACTTTAACGACCCAAAGACTCCTTTTTATACATCTCCTAGATTCTTGCCACCTACTAAAGTTGAAAAATGCAGG ATTGTGGATGCAATCATTTCACACGGTTGCTTTCTTCGGGAGTGCAGTGTCGAGCATTCTATAGTTGGCGTGAGATCACGCTTAGACTATGGTGTTGAATTGATG GATACTATGATGATGGGTGCGGACTACTATCAAACTGAATCTGAAATTGCATCTTTATTAGCAGAGGGGAAGGTGCCCATTGGTGTTGGACAGAACACCAAAATTAG AAATTGTATAATAGACAAGAATACCAAGATAGGAAGAGACGTGGTCATTACAAATGCGGATGTAAGCCTTTCTTGCTTTCTATTTTCTGTGCTTTGCTGGGAATCCTTATACAGGAGCATCATGCTGCAGAGGATTTATAAGTTTTATCGGATGTTACAGGGTGTTGAAGAAGCCGACAGACCAGAAGAAGGTTTTTACATTAGATCTGGAATCATTGTCATTCTGAAGAATGCAACAATTAAAGATGGAACCGTCATATAA